From the genome of Helicobacter sp. 11S03491-1:
CCAGTAGAATTTTTAGGATAAATATTTTAGGCATCATTTTTTCCAAATATATTCATCCCTCCAAACATTTGAAGCGCCATTGATTTTTTGTTTTCTTCGACATTTTTATAAGCATCATTGATAGCGCTAATAAGAAGGATTTGCAAGGATTCCTTATCTTCCAGCAAACTATCATCAATGCTTATGTCTATAAGCTCGCCTGCCCCATTAATGGACACACTTACCAACCCTCCTCCGGCTTTTGCACTAAATATCGTATCTTTAATTTTTTCTTCCATGCCTGAAAATTCTTTTTTCATATCACCAAAAATTCCATTCAACTGTTCTAAATCAAACATTTTATACCTCGTGTTTTATAGATAATATTTTGTTGTTCGCATCTACCATTACAATAGTGGGGCGATAAGATAGCAATTCTGATTCTTCATACTG
Proteins encoded in this window:
- a CDS encoding YbaB/EbfC family nucleoid-associated protein, which gives rise to MFDLEQLNGIFGDMKKEFSGMEEKIKDTIFSAKAGGGLVSVSINGAGELIDISIDDSLLEDKESLQILLISAINDAYKNVEENKKSMALQMFGGMNIFGKNDA